The following proteins are co-located in the Rhea pennata isolate bPtePen1 chromosome 2, bPtePen1.pri, whole genome shotgun sequence genome:
- the CASD1 gene encoding N-acetylneuraminate 9-O-acetyltransferase isoform X3, translated as MRQRIKSWTEAATAKPHIIVAGAATWSIKIHNGSNEALTQYKINITSIAPLLEKLAKSSDVYWVLQDPVYEDMLSESRKMITNEKIDAYNEAAVRILNSSSRNSKAKVKVFSVSKLIAQETIMKSSDGLHLLESSRETNAMILMNVYCNKILKPIDGSCCQPQPPLTLIQKLAFCFFSLSVIGYLIINLIHRNNYRKNKSCPDLENGEEKKPAISTPTVSTLEMLLHSFCKLGLIMTYFYLCDRANLFMKENKFYTHSSFFIPIIYILVLGVFYTENTKETKVLNREQTDEWKGWMQLVILIYHISGASTFLPVYMHIRVLVAAYLFQTGYGHFSYFWIKGDFGVYRVCQVLFRLNFLVVVLCIVMDRPYQFYYFVPLVTVWFMIIYVTLAIWPQIVQKTSNGNCFWHFGLLLKLICLLICIYFLSYSQGTFEKIFSFWPLSKCFELNGNVYEWWFRWKLDRYVVFHGMLFAFIYLTLQKRQVLSEGKGEPLFSSRISNVLLFISLVCFLTYSVWASSCKNKNDCNELHPCVSVVQILAFILIRNIPGYVRSVYSSFFAWFGKISLELFICQYHIWLAADTKGILVLIPGYPMLNIMVSTFIFVCVAHEISQITNDLAQIVVPKDNPTLLKRLLCIAGFFSGLLLFSAIQDQSRH; from the exons CAAAAAGTAGTGATGTTTACTGGGTCTTACAAG ATCCTGTTTATGAAGATATGCTGAGTGAAAGTCGGAAGATGATCACTAATGAGAAAATAGATGCTTATAATGAAGCAGCTGTTCGTATTCTGAACAGCAGCTCCCGAAATTCCAAAGCTAAGGTTAAAGTGTTCAGTGTATCGAAGTTGATAGCACAAGAAACTATCATGAAATCTTCAGATGGCCTGCATCTCCTTGAATCAAGCAGAGAAACA AATGCAATGATTCTCATGAATGTCTACTGCAATAAGATTTTGAAGCCCATTGATGGCTCTTGCTGCCAACCTCAGCCTCCTCTCACGCTGATACAGAAGttagctttctgtttttttagtTTATCCGTTATTGGATATTTAATTATCAATTTAATTCATCGGAATAATTATCGGAAGAACAAATCATGCCCTGACTTggaaaatggagaggaaaagaaacctGCCATCAGTACTCCTACTGTTTCTACTCTAGAGATGCTGTTACACTCCTTCTGCAAACTTGGTCTAATCATGACCTATTTTTATCTGTGCGACAGAGCAAATCTTttcatgaaggaaaataaattttatacaCATTCATCTTTCTTCATACCAATCATCTATATCTTGGTTTTGGGGgtattttatactgaaaatacCAAAGAG aCTAAAGTGTTAAATAGAGAACAGACTGATGAATGGAAAGGCTGGATGCAGCTTGTTATTTTGATTTATCATATCTCTGGAGCAAGTACG TTTTTGCCTGTGTACATGCACATTCGAGTTCTCGTTGCTGCATATCTGTTCCAAACAGGTTATGGACACTTCTCATATTTTTGGATAAAGGGGGACTTTGGTGTATACAGAGTGTGTCAG gtTTTATTCCGTCTCAATTTCTTGGTTGTGGTACTGTGTATAGTGATGGACCGACCTTACCAGTTCTACTACTTTGTGCCATTAGTCACTGTTTGGTTTATGATCATTTATGTCACCTTAGCTATATGGCCTCAGATAGTCCAGAAGACATCAAATG GGAACTGCTTCTGGCACTTTGGTTTACTGCTGAAACTGATTTGCTTActcatatgtatatattttctgtcataTTCTCAG ggtACATTTgagaagatattttctttttggccGTTGTCCAAGTGTTTTGAACTGAATGGGAATGTCTATGAATGGTGGTTTAGGTGGAAGTTAGATCGCTAT GTGGTGTTTCATGGgatgctgtttgcttttatttatctCACATTGCAGAAACGTCAGGtgctttcagaaggaaagggagagcctcttttctccagcagaatttcaaatgttttgttatttatttcacttgtaTGCTTTTTG ACCTACTCTGTTTGGGCTAGtagctgtaaaaacaaaaatgactgcAATGAACTGCATCCTTGTGTTTCTGTTGTGCAG ATTTTAGCTTTCATTCTCATCAGGAACATTCCTGGATACGTCCGCTCTGTATACAGCTCATTCTTTGCCTGGTTTGGCAAAATTTCTTTAGAG ctTTTCATCTGCCAATACCACATTTGGCTGGCAGCAGACACGAAGGGGATTTTGGTGCTCATTCCTGGATATCCAATGCTTAACATTATGGTCAGCACTttcatatttgtgtgtgtggcACATGAGATTTCTCAGATCACTAACGATCTAGCACAGATTGTTGTTCCTAAAGATAACCCAACTCTGCTGAAAAGGTTGCTATGCatagctggatttttttctggacTACTACTCTTCTCAGCCATTCAAGATCAGTCGAGGCATTAA